A region from the Brassica napus cultivar Da-Ae chromosome C8, Da-Ae, whole genome shotgun sequence genome encodes:
- the LOC125591367 gene encoding triacylglycerol lipase OBL1-like translates to MRSAFQNRNLTQAFVFKASSTNPNLIVVSFRGTEPFDVDDWCTDLDISWYELKNVGKVHAGFSKALGLQKNGWPKEIIPLGHQYAYYTIRQKLRDMFAKNKNLKFILTGHSLGGALAALFPAVLAIHGEDELLDKLEGVYTFGQPRIGDEVFGEFMKEVVRKHGIEYERFVYNNDIVPRIPFDDKVLFSFKHYGTCNYFNSLYKGKVREDAPNENYFNLLWLIPKLLNGAWEFIRSFIIRFWKGSDYKENWIMRSIRVFGIIFPGASNHLPYDYVNSTRLGGLSRSFTTPEDKLALIA, encoded by the exons atgagaTCAGCGTTCCAAAATAGAAACCTGACGCAAGCCTTCGTATTCAAGGCATCGAGTACAAATCCAAATCTTATCGTCGTTAGCTTCAGAGGAACCGAGCCTTTCGACGTTGATGATTGGTGCACTGATCTAGACATCTCTTG gtACGAGTTGAAAAACGTTGGCAAAGTTCACGCAGGGTTCTCTAAAGCTCTAGGCCTCCAAAAAAATGGATGGCCCAAAGAAATAATACCTCTAGGACACCAATATGCGTACTACACAATTAGACAGAAGCTTAGGGACATGTTTGCAAAAAACAAGAACCTTAAGTTTATTCTAACGGGTCACAGCCTTGGTGGGGCACTAGCCGCTCTTTTTCCGGCAGTACTGGCGATTCACGGTGAGGATGAGTTGCTAGATAAACTAGAGGGAGTCTACACATTTGGACAGCCACGCATAGGGGATGAGGTGTTTGGGGAGTTTATGAAGGAAGTGGTGAGAAAGCATGGAATAGAGTATGAGAGGTTTGTTTATAACAACGATATTGTGCCTAGAATACCCTTTGATGACAAGGTTTTATTCTCGTTCAAGCACTACGGAACTTGCAATTACTTCAATAGTCTCTACAAAGGAAAG GTAAGGGAAGATGCACCAAATGAAAATTACTTCAACTTGCTGTGGCTAATACCGAAGCTGTTAAATGGTGCGTGGGAGTTCATAAGGAGTTTCATAATACGGTTTTGGAAAGGCAGTGACTACAAAGAGAATTGGATTATGAGGTCTATTAGGGTTTTCGGAATAATATTCCCTGGTGCCTCTAATCATCTGCCATATGATTACGTCAACTCCACGCGCTTGGGAGGATTGTCTCGATCATTTACTACCCCAGAGGATAAACTTGCCCTTATtgcttaa
- the LOC106377735 gene encoding uncharacterized protein LOC106377735 has protein sequence MGDIVATTERARDGGGSSTIKCPMLNTTNYTVWAMRMKILLRVHKVWEAVETEAENNEKNDMALALLFQSIPESLILQVEELGAAKQVWDAIKTRHVGAERVKEARLQTLMTEFDRLKMKETESIDDFGGKLSELASRSAAVGVTIEEKKLLRREQPSYYNSEQGNRDYNSYRGRERGGRSYYRGRGRGRFNYKRDASRITCFRCDKIGHFVAQCPELKLKLQEAQETDNADTQESDELMMHEVVFLNEKNVLPDKYETNSGEENVGYLDNGASNHMTGDKRYFSTIDKTISGKVRFGDDSRIDIKGKGTISFTDINGDSRKMTDVYWIPDLKNNIISLGQATEAGQSTEAGCDIGMRGEVLTMHDQEGKLLVRATRSKNRLYKVRMGIESTPCLYLTAEGEANRWHARLGHANHETIRNMMRKELAIGMPKEHIESNICGSCMLGK, from the exons ATGGGTGATATAGTTGCGACAACCGAAAGAGCCAGGGATGGAGGAGGATCGTCAACCATAAAGTGTCCTATGCTCAATACAACAAATTACACTGTATGGGCAATGAGGATGAAGATTCTCCTTCGAGTTCATAAGGTCTGGGAGGCCGTGGAGACAGAAGCTGAGAATAACGAGAAGAATGATATGGCGTTAGCCCTTTTGTTCCAATCAATTCCAGAGAGTCTTATACTGCAGGTCGAAGAGCTTGGGGCAGCAAAGCAAGTGTGGGATGCTATCAAAACTCGGCATGTAGGAGCAGAGCGGGTCAAAGAAGCAAGACTTCAAACCTTAATGACCGAGTTCGATCGTTTGAAGATGAAGGAAACAGAAAGCATTGATGATTTCGGAGGAAAATTGTCTGAATTAGCATCAAGATCAGCTGCCGTAGGAGTAAccattgaagaaaaaaaattgttaagaa GAGAGCAACCAAGCTACTACAACTCAGAGCAAGGAAATCGAGACTACAACTCATACAGAGGAAGAGAACGTGGAGGACGTTCATATTACAGAGGAAGAGGTCGTGGTCGATTCAATTACAAGAGAGACGCGTCGCGAATCACTTGCTTCCGGTGTGACAAAATAGGTCACTTTGTAGCTCAATGTCCGGAACTAAAGCTTAAACTGCAAGAGGCCCAGGAGACAGACAATGCTGATACGCAAGAGTCCGATGAGCTCATGATGCATGAAGTTGTGTTCCTGAATGAGAAGAACGTGTTGCCAGATAAGTACGAGACTAATAGTGGAGAAGAGAACGTAGGGTATCTCGATAATGGGGCTTCAAACCACATGACGGGAGATAAAAGATACTTCTCAACCATTGATAAAACAATCTCCGGAAAGGTGCGGTTTGGAGATGATTCCCGAATCGATATAAAAGGAAAGGGCACGATCTCATTCACTGACATAAACGGAGACTCAAGGAAGATGACTGATGTTTACTGGATACCAGACCTAAAGAATAATATTATCAGCCTAGGGCAGGCTACAGAGGCTGGGCAGTCTACAGAGGCTGGTTGTGATATAGGAATGAGAGGAGAAGTACTAACGATGCATGATCAGGAAGGGAAGTTGCTTGTCAGAGCTACAAGATCCAAGAACAGATTGTACAAAGTTCGTATGGGAATAGAGAGCACGCCCTGTCTTTACCTAACTGCAGAAGGAGAGGCAAATCGATGGCACGCACGTTTAGGACATGCCAATCACGAGACCATTCGCAATATGATGAGGAAAGAGCTAGCTATTGGGATGCCAAAGGAACATATCGAGTCAAATATATGCGGGTCTTGTATGCTTGGGAAGTAA